In a single window of the Pseudoxanthomonas sp. F37 genome:
- a CDS encoding exopolysaccharide biosynthesis protein produces MPTTKTSSPDMTREDNHTTTVALLDGFANGDPDDVLRLGDLLKDFGPAAFGMLLFLGVLPAFIPVPGVGGAVGGPLVILVGVQLLLGMRKLWLPGFLARRGPHRSAMMRFRQRMAPWLRRLEKLVRPRMTAFLDNRIALSFTGLLLVLLGVLLALPIPFTNYVFGFLLLLFAFALLERDGALLLVAWVAGGIAIVVFGFLSGNLVESLTQLFARWF; encoded by the coding sequence ATGCCGACGACGAAGACCTCGTCGCCTGACATGACCCGGGAAGACAACCACACCACGACGGTGGCGCTGCTCGATGGCTTCGCCAACGGCGATCCCGACGACGTGCTCCGGCTGGGCGACCTGCTCAAGGACTTCGGCCCCGCCGCCTTCGGCATGCTGCTGTTCCTGGGGGTGCTGCCGGCCTTCATCCCGGTCCCGGGCGTGGGCGGCGCGGTCGGCGGGCCGCTGGTGATCCTGGTGGGCGTGCAGTTGCTGCTGGGAATGCGCAAGCTGTGGCTGCCCGGGTTCCTCGCCCGGCGCGGCCCGCATCGCAGCGCGATGATGCGGTTCCGCCAGCGCATGGCCCCTTGGCTGCGCCGCCTGGAGAAGCTGGTGCGTCCACGCATGACTGCCTTCCTGGACAACCGCATCGCCCTGAGCTTCACCGGCCTGCTGCTGGTCCTGCTGGGCGTGCTGCTGGCGCTGCCCATCCCGTTCACCAACTACGTGTTCGGCTTCCTGCTGCTGCTGTTCGCCTTCGCGTTGCTGGAGCGCGATGGCGCGCTGCTGCTGGTGGCGTGGGTGGCCGGCGGCATCGCCATCGTGGTGTTCGGCTTCCTGTCCGGCAACCTGGTCGAATCGCTGACGCAGCTTTTCGCGCGCTGGTTCTGA
- a CDS encoding hemolysin family protein: MLELIVVFALVLLNGFFAMSEMSVMTSRKSRLKQMAQTSHRAQRALDLSEKPESFLSTVQIGITLIGVLTGLFGGEAIGMAIAERLQGLFPSLAASFTLVGEPQPWSELIGKTLAVALITFMTLIFGELVPKRLAITAPETIAGVVAVPMGWLAKAAFPFVWLLSHSTRLVLRMLGLGKDEVTTISEEEIRMLVSEGHEAGVIDADERNMMNRVLRLGDRTADSLMTPRKKITWLDAAAPYEDNLQTMHASAFSRFPVYRGDDQDVIGVLEVKSLLDRFGVEKPDLFVKLREPLFVSESTHAMKLLEIFREEQQSLALVVDEYGEIQGLVTQSDLMGAVVGRLQAAENTEDAPLVVVRDDGSLLVDGSLPNDDLRELLGGVALPDDDEYNTLAGMMIERFGRIPHVGERLDWAGWRFEVVDLDGARIDKLLLHRLPDADDEDLVA, translated from the coding sequence GTGCTTGAGCTGATCGTCGTATTCGCCCTGGTCCTGCTGAACGGCTTCTTCGCCATGTCCGAGATGTCGGTCATGACCTCGCGCAAGAGCCGCCTGAAGCAGATGGCGCAGACCAGCCACCGCGCCCAGCGCGCGCTGGACCTGTCCGAGAAGCCCGAGAGCTTCCTGTCCACGGTGCAGATCGGCATCACGCTGATCGGCGTGCTGACGGGCCTGTTCGGTGGCGAAGCCATCGGCATGGCCATCGCCGAACGGCTGCAGGGCCTGTTTCCCTCGCTGGCCGCCAGTTTCACCCTGGTGGGCGAACCCCAGCCCTGGTCGGAGCTGATCGGCAAGACCCTGGCGGTCGCCCTGATCACCTTCATGACGCTGATCTTCGGCGAACTGGTGCCCAAGCGCCTCGCCATTACCGCGCCGGAGACCATTGCGGGCGTCGTCGCGGTGCCGATGGGCTGGCTGGCGAAAGCCGCATTCCCCTTCGTCTGGCTGCTGTCCCACAGCACCCGCCTGGTCCTGCGCATGCTGGGCCTGGGCAAGGACGAGGTCACCACCATCAGCGAAGAGGAAATCCGCATGCTCGTGTCCGAAGGGCACGAGGCCGGCGTGATCGACGCCGACGAGCGCAACATGATGAACCGCGTGCTGCGCCTGGGCGACCGCACCGCCGACAGCCTGATGACGCCGCGCAAGAAGATCACCTGGCTGGACGCCGCGGCGCCCTACGAGGACAACCTGCAGACCATGCACGCGTCGGCGTTCTCGCGCTTCCCCGTATACCGCGGCGACGACCAGGACGTGATCGGCGTGCTGGAGGTGAAGTCGCTGCTGGACCGCTTCGGCGTGGAGAAGCCGGACCTGTTCGTCAAGCTGCGCGAGCCGCTGTTCGTCTCCGAGTCCACCCATGCGATGAAGCTGCTGGAGATCTTCCGCGAGGAGCAGCAGTCGCTGGCGCTGGTGGTGGACGAGTACGGCGAGATCCAGGGCCTGGTGACCCAGAGCGACCTGATGGGCGCGGTGGTCGGCCGCCTGCAGGCGGCCGAGAACACCGAGGATGCGCCGCTGGTGGTGGTGCGCGACGACGGCTCGCTGCTGGTGGACGGCTCGCTGCCCAACGACGACCTGCGCGAACTGCTGGGCGGCGTGGCGCTGCCGGACGACGACGAATACAACACCCTGGCCGGCATGATGATCGAACGCTTCGGCCGCATCCCGCACGTCGGCGAGCGCCTGGACTGGGCGGGCTGGCGCTTCGAAGTGGTCGACCTGGATGGCGCGCGCATCGACAAGCTGCTGCTGCACAGGCTGCCCGATGCCGACGACGAAGACCTCGTCGCCTGA
- a CDS encoding DUF47 family protein, which translates to MFSLQTIFGSGQQFYTLLDEAAQAAHDSAKALHTMMKATDRQPALDAFKLARLRERAASDKIGKALVDSFITPIEREDIEALGSALYKIPKQVEKFADRYSLAIQHLEGIDFAPRAAMLEQAASVVVEMVHEIKKMNIDRMTSLNEKLRAIENEADRLMLELYRDIYSGRLDHLQMFLLKEFFEILEKAIDRCREAGVVAYQIVLKNS; encoded by the coding sequence ATGTTCTCCCTCCAGACGATCTTCGGCTCCGGCCAGCAGTTCTACACGCTGTTGGACGAGGCCGCCCAAGCCGCCCACGACAGCGCCAAGGCCCTGCACACCATGATGAAGGCCACCGACCGCCAACCGGCGCTGGATGCCTTCAAGCTGGCGCGCCTGCGCGAACGCGCGGCCTCGGACAAGATCGGCAAGGCGCTGGTGGACAGCTTCATCACCCCGATCGAGCGCGAGGACATCGAGGCGCTGGGTTCGGCGCTGTACAAGATCCCCAAGCAGGTGGAGAAGTTCGCCGACCGCTACTCGCTGGCCATCCAGCACCTGGAGGGCATCGACTTCGCGCCGCGCGCGGCGATGCTGGAGCAGGCGGCGTCCGTGGTCGTGGAGATGGTCCACGAGATCAAGAAGATGAACATCGACCGCATGACCTCGCTCAACGAGAAGCTGCGCGCGATCGAGAACGAGGCCGACCGGCTGATGCTGGAGCTGTACCGCGACATCTATTCCGGCCGCCTGGACCACCTGCAGATGTTCCTGCTGAAGGAGTTCTTCGAGATCCTGGAAAAAGCCATCGACCGCTGCCGCGAGGCCGGCGTGGTGGCGTACCAGATCGTCCTCAAGAACAGCTGA
- a CDS encoding inorganic phosphate transporter, translating into MLTLVLVVILAALIFEFINGFHDTANSIATVVATKVLSPGQAVVLAAGMNLVGALMGTAVAKTIASGLVDTDVVQVTSQVILCALLGGIAWNLITWWKGLPSSSSHALIGGLCGAALAAAHNDWAALIWSEAVGDWTKNKGILWKVVLPMITSPIAGFLLGILVMVALWGLIALLSRLGGWLGRLARPHFVNRFFGKAQILSAAYMGYAHGHNDAQKTMGIIALTLFGAEASGALDDLPGWLAFLHPGAAGEQDIAMWIVITCAIVMALGTAMGGWKIIKTLGHKMVKLHPINGFAAETSSATILTVAAHFGMPVSTTHSISTAIMGVGFAKNPRALKFSVIERILWAWVLTIPAAGGIAYGLLRLLEAIGWA; encoded by the coding sequence ATGCTTACCCTCGTGCTGGTGGTGATCCTGGCCGCGCTGATCTTCGAGTTCATCAACGGTTTCCACGACACCGCCAACTCCATCGCCACGGTCGTGGCCACCAAGGTGCTGTCGCCGGGCCAGGCGGTGGTGCTGGCGGCCGGCATGAACCTGGTCGGCGCCCTGATGGGCACCGCCGTGGCCAAGACCATCGCCTCGGGCCTGGTCGATACCGATGTGGTGCAGGTGACCTCGCAGGTCATCCTGTGCGCCCTGCTGGGCGGCATCGCGTGGAACCTGATCACCTGGTGGAAGGGCCTGCCGTCGTCGTCCTCGCATGCGCTGATCGGCGGCCTGTGCGGCGCGGCGCTGGCCGCGGCCCACAACGACTGGGCGGCGCTGATCTGGTCCGAGGCCGTCGGCGACTGGACCAAGAACAAGGGCATCCTGTGGAAGGTGGTGCTGCCCATGATCACCTCGCCGATCGCGGGCTTCCTGCTGGGCATCCTGGTGATGGTGGCGCTGTGGGGGCTGATCGCGCTGCTCTCGCGCCTGGGCGGCTGGCTGGGCCGGCTGGCGCGCCCGCACTTCGTCAACCGGTTCTTCGGCAAGGCGCAGATCCTGTCGGCCGCCTACATGGGGTACGCCCACGGCCACAACGATGCGCAGAAGACCATGGGCATCATCGCGCTGACGCTGTTCGGCGCGGAGGCGAGCGGCGCGCTGGACGACCTGCCCGGCTGGCTGGCGTTCCTGCATCCGGGCGCGGCGGGCGAGCAGGACATCGCCATGTGGATCGTCATCACCTGCGCCATCGTGATGGCGCTGGGCACCGCGATGGGCGGCTGGAAGATCATCAAGACGCTGGGCCACAAGATGGTGAAGCTGCACCCCATCAACGGCTTCGCGGCGGAGACCAGTTCGGCCACCATCCTCACCGTGGCCGCGCACTTCGGCATGCCGGTGTCGACCACCCACAGCATTTCCACCGCCATCATGGGCGTGGGTTTCGCCAAGAATCCGCGTGCGCTGAAGTTCAGCGTGATCGAGCGCATCCTGTGGGCCTGGGTGCTGACCATCCCCGCCGCCGGCGGTATCGCTTACGGCCTGCTGCGTCTGCTGGAAGCCATTGGCTGGGCTTGA
- a CDS encoding MGMT family protein, giving the protein MSAKSPEDRILAAIRAIPRGQVAGYGEVAHRAGLPGRARLAARILSQNEDPGLPWHRVLRSDGRIAFPEGSRAYREQSQRLRAEGVKVENGRVKRPHRTDTLDEALWGPGRS; this is encoded by the coding sequence ATGAGCGCCAAGTCTCCCGAAGACCGCATCCTGGCCGCGATCCGCGCCATCCCGCGCGGGCAGGTGGCCGGCTACGGCGAAGTGGCCCACCGCGCCGGCCTGCCCGGTCGCGCCCGGCTGGCGGCGCGCATCCTCAGCCAGAACGAGGATCCCGGGCTGCCCTGGCACCGCGTATTGCGGTCGGATGGACGCATCGCGTTCCCGGAAGGCTCGCGGGCGTATCGCGAGCAGAGCCAGCGCCTGCGCGCGGAAGGCGTGAAGGTGGAGAACGGGCGGGTCAAGCGCCCGCACAGGACCGATACGCTGGACGAGGCGCTGTGGGGACCCGGCCGGTCTTAA
- a CDS encoding rhomboid family intramembrane serine protease has translation MFPRLLPVTRALLIANVAVYLLQLLSGNALMDWLALWPLGYGFMPWQLLTYGFLHDTGGIGHLAFNMLALYMFGSPLEQTWGGKRFLTFFLVCIAGAGLLQLAVGWWMMAGGAPPYPTVGASGGVFGLLLGYGMLFPNQRMIVFPLPMEIRARTLVIFYAVLALVLGFTGLQPGVAHFAHLGGMVFGWLMIRYWRGQPPFGRGRRGPPRMRIVK, from the coding sequence ATGTTTCCCCGACTGCTTCCCGTCACCCGCGCGCTGCTGATCGCCAACGTCGCCGTCTACCTGCTGCAGCTGCTCTCGGGCAATGCCCTGATGGACTGGCTCGCGCTATGGCCGCTGGGGTACGGGTTCATGCCGTGGCAACTGCTGACGTACGGCTTCCTGCACGATACCGGCGGCATCGGGCATCTGGCGTTCAACATGCTGGCGCTCTACATGTTCGGCTCGCCGCTGGAGCAGACCTGGGGCGGAAAGCGCTTCCTGACGTTCTTCCTGGTCTGCATCGCCGGCGCCGGTCTGCTGCAGCTGGCGGTGGGCTGGTGGATGATGGCCGGCGGTGCGCCCCCGTACCCGACAGTCGGCGCCTCGGGTGGCGTGTTCGGCCTGTTGCTGGGCTACGGCATGCTGTTCCCCAACCAGCGCATGATCGTGTTTCCGCTGCCCATGGAAATCCGGGCGCGCACGCTGGTCATCTTCTACGCGGTGCTCGCCCTGGTGCTGGGCTTCACCGGCCTGCAGCCGGGCGTGGCGCATTTCGCGCACCTGGGCGGCATGGTGTTCGGCTGGCTGATGATCCGCTACTGGCGCGGGCAGCCGCCGTTCGGGCGTGGCCGACGCGGCCCGCCCCGCATGCGCATCGTGAAGTGA
- a CDS encoding M13 family metallopeptidase — MSLPRTALGRPTLIAFALVIALGAPDAEAQRKKRAARAPAVSAECTDFYTATNADWLKKNSVPADAGSVSVLGAFRERTLEQQRALLDAAMKTPQGNVQKLLGDFWASGLDEAAVEADGSRPIAPLLDRINAIKKPKDVAPAIAALHQVGIPVAFNFSPDVDLQALDRHIGYFMQGGLGLPDPAYYTRTDADTRELLGRYRGYVKQVLALTGTPANRLDAESALVIDLETKLAQVSKPVVELRSPFANYAPVPTKDLGKQYRNLQLDAFLKAQGVSDDTVSLADPALFKRLDGLVGSLKPDQWKAYLRWRVGDAMAPYLAKPFRDAEFEFRGRVLRGEASPAPRWRQVLDAINLAAGPMLGKEYAARYVPGDHKRRAEQIAGQVRDALGRGIERSPWLSDAAKGEAKAKLDKLKIEVGTPRRDLDYSVQPMGRGSFGGNMLIASTWRHREEMKRIGKGNADRRWDVLPQQPALAYDLAQNRLIVTAAVLQEEIFDAGQPAAVQYGAFGALVGHELSRGFDVKGRMVDAKGQLRDWWTPADVAAWNALGDKVVAQYNGYAFPVLKNVKVNGALTRDENLADLAGVELAWDAFATAEPQANAAAKQSFYKAWATLWAQNLSETEAAQRAAVDVHAPGQWRANGPLTQQPSFAQAFTCKAGQPMQANEAQQIRLWR, encoded by the coding sequence ATGTCCCTCCCGCGCACCGCTCTCGGCCGCCCCACCCTGATCGCCTTCGCCCTTGTCATCGCCCTGGGTGCCCCGGATGCCGAAGCGCAGCGCAAGAAGCGCGCGGCGCGTGCCCCCGCCGTCAGCGCGGAGTGCACCGACTTCTACACCGCGACCAATGCGGACTGGCTGAAGAAGAACAGCGTGCCTGCCGATGCCGGTTCCGTCAGCGTGCTGGGCGCCTTCCGCGAACGCACCCTGGAGCAGCAGCGCGCGCTGCTCGACGCCGCGATGAAGACGCCGCAGGGCAACGTACAGAAGCTGCTGGGCGACTTCTGGGCCAGCGGCCTGGACGAAGCCGCCGTCGAGGCCGACGGCTCCAGGCCGATCGCGCCGCTGCTGGACCGCATCAACGCCATCAAGAAGCCCAAGGACGTCGCGCCGGCCATCGCCGCGCTGCACCAGGTGGGCATCCCGGTGGCCTTCAACTTCAGCCCCGACGTGGACCTGCAGGCGCTGGACCGCCACATCGGCTACTTCATGCAGGGTGGCCTGGGCCTGCCCGACCCGGCCTACTACACCCGCACCGATGCCGACACCCGCGAACTGCTCGGCCGTTACCGCGGCTACGTCAAGCAGGTACTGGCGCTGACCGGCACCCCGGCCAACCGGCTGGACGCCGAATCGGCGCTGGTGATCGACCTGGAAACCAAGCTGGCGCAGGTCTCCAAGCCCGTCGTCGAACTGCGCAGCCCGTTCGCGAACTATGCGCCGGTGCCGACCAAGGACCTGGGCAAGCAGTACCGCAACCTGCAACTGGATGCGTTCCTGAAGGCGCAGGGCGTCAGCGACGACACCGTGTCCCTGGCCGACCCGGCCTTGTTCAAGCGCCTGGACGGCCTGGTGGGCAGCCTGAAACCCGACCAGTGGAAGGCCTATCTGCGCTGGCGCGTGGGCGATGCCATGGCGCCGTACCTGGCCAAACCCTTCCGCGACGCCGAGTTCGAGTTCCGCGGTCGCGTGCTGCGAGGCGAAGCCTCGCCGGCGCCGCGCTGGCGCCAGGTGCTGGACGCCATCAACCTGGCCGCCGGGCCGATGCTGGGCAAGGAGTACGCCGCGCGTTACGTGCCGGGCGACCACAAGCGCCGTGCCGAGCAGATCGCCGGCCAGGTGCGCGACGCCCTGGGCCGCGGCATCGAGCGCAGCCCCTGGCTCAGCGATGCCGCCAAGGGCGAAGCCAAGGCCAAGCTGGACAAGCTGAAGATCGAAGTCGGCACGCCCCGCCGCGACCTGGACTACAGCGTGCAGCCGATGGGTCGCGGCAGTTTCGGCGGCAACATGCTGATCGCCTCCACCTGGCGCCATCGCGAGGAGATGAAGCGCATCGGCAAGGGCAACGCCGACCGTCGCTGGGACGTGCTGCCGCAGCAGCCCGCGCTGGCCTACGACCTGGCGCAGAACCGCCTGATCGTCACCGCCGCCGTGCTGCAGGAAGAGATCTTCGATGCGGGCCAGCCGGCGGCCGTGCAGTACGGCGCCTTCGGCGCCCTGGTCGGCCATGAGCTGAGCCGCGGCTTCGACGTGAAGGGCCGCATGGTGGACGCCAAGGGCCAGTTGCGCGACTGGTGGACTCCCGCCGATGTCGCGGCGTGGAATGCGCTGGGCGACAAAGTGGTCGCGCAGTACAACGGCTACGCCTTCCCGGTGCTGAAGAACGTCAAGGTCAACGGCGCGCTGACGCGCGACGAGAACCTGGCCGACCTGGCCGGCGTGGAACTGGCGTGGGATGCCTTCGCCACCGCCGAGCCGCAGGCCAATGCCGCCGCGAAGCAGTCGTTCTACAAGGCCTGGGCCACGCTGTGGGCGCAGAACCTGTCGGAAACCGAAGCCGCGCAACGTGCGGCCGTCGACGTGCATGCCCCGGGCCAGTGGCGCGCCAACGGCCCGCTGACGCAGCAACCGTCCTTCGCGCAGGCCTTCACCTGCAAGGCCGGCCAGCCGATGCAGGCCAACGAGGCCCAGCAGATACGCCTCTGGCGCTGA
- a CDS encoding M13-type metalloendopeptidase: MLSLAVAAALAACAKKEDAAPAADTAAKAPDALQLKLDESSLPGVNRFQIGDLDTSKNACADFAGYANGKWLAANAIPSDRTSWGAFEMLDERSTAVQKQLAEQAAAHPGATGVEKIVGDLWATGMDEAKANAQGIEPIAPMLKAIDGLQDKDAIVAYLNQSAAKGQAFLFGFGAEADFNKPDTNMAYAFQGGLGLPDKNFYFDADKKNIRDEYVKHIAKVLELSGVAAADAQKQATDIMAFETRLAKVSKSNEEMSRDVSLYYNPVTLADADKLTPNFSWTRFFESQGVAPQEKFSLAVPAFHQEVSRMLGDTDPAAWRAYLRFHTIDGASPYLSDAFANENFNFYAKTLRGQKEIEPRWKRVLSTIENQSGEALGQMYVKVAFSPEAKAKMEALVANLGTALKARIQNLAWMSDQTKAKAMEKQAAFTTKIGYPDKWRDWSGLSTDRDSYIGNVLAAMEFNYKWNLGKIGKPVDRTEWGMPPQMVNAYYNPLQNEIVFPAAILQPPFFDPNATDEMNYGGIGAVIGHEMTHGYDDQGSRFGPTGKFENWWSDADSKGFKALTGKLVAQFDGYRTADGQKINGNHTLGENIADLGGLATAYDAMKKATEGTPDPMTDGLTRDQRFFLNWATVWRRNFTPEELKNRIATDEHAPAQFRAIGAPSNLPTFAAAFSCKPGDAMVRTGDQQVVIW; the protein is encoded by the coding sequence ATGCTCTCGCTCGCGGTGGCCGCCGCGCTGGCCGCCTGCGCCAAGAAGGAAGACGCTGCCCCGGCCGCCGACACGGCTGCCAAGGCGCCGGACGCGCTGCAGCTCAAGCTCGACGAGAGCAGCCTGCCGGGCGTGAACCGCTTCCAGATCGGCGACCTGGACACCAGCAAGAACGCGTGCGCGGACTTCGCCGGCTACGCCAACGGCAAATGGCTGGCCGCCAACGCCATTCCCAGCGACCGCACCAGCTGGGGCGCCTTCGAGATGCTGGACGAGCGCTCCACCGCCGTGCAGAAGCAGTTGGCCGAACAGGCCGCCGCGCACCCCGGCGCGACCGGCGTGGAGAAGATCGTCGGCGACCTGTGGGCCACCGGCATGGACGAGGCCAAGGCCAACGCGCAGGGCATCGAACCGATCGCGCCCATGCTGAAGGCGATCGACGGCCTGCAGGACAAGGACGCCATCGTCGCCTACCTCAACCAGTCCGCCGCCAAGGGCCAGGCGTTCCTGTTCGGCTTCGGTGCCGAAGCCGACTTCAACAAGCCCGACACCAACATGGCGTACGCCTTCCAGGGCGGCCTGGGCCTGCCGGACAAGAACTTCTACTTCGACGCCGACAAGAAGAACATCCGCGACGAGTACGTGAAGCACATCGCCAAGGTGCTGGAACTGTCGGGCGTAGCCGCGGCCGATGCGCAGAAGCAGGCCACCGACATCATGGCGTTCGAGACGCGCCTGGCGAAGGTGTCCAAGTCGAACGAGGAAATGTCGCGCGACGTGTCGCTGTACTACAACCCGGTGACGCTGGCCGATGCCGACAAGCTGACCCCCAACTTCTCCTGGACCCGGTTCTTCGAATCGCAGGGCGTGGCGCCGCAGGAGAAGTTCTCGCTGGCCGTGCCCGCCTTCCATCAGGAAGTCAGCAGGATGCTGGGCGACACCGACCCGGCGGCGTGGCGCGCCTATCTGCGCTTCCACACCATCGACGGCGCCTCGCCCTACCTGAGCGACGCCTTCGCCAACGAGAACTTCAATTTCTACGCCAAGACGCTGCGCGGCCAGAAGGAAATCGAACCGCGCTGGAAGCGCGTGCTGTCCACCATCGAGAACCAGAGCGGCGAGGCCTTGGGCCAGATGTACGTGAAGGTCGCCTTCTCGCCGGAGGCCAAGGCCAAGATGGAAGCCCTGGTGGCGAACCTGGGCACGGCGCTGAAGGCGCGCATCCAGAACCTGGCCTGGATGAGCGACCAGACCAAGGCCAAGGCGATGGAGAAGCAGGCCGCCTTCACCACCAAGATCGGCTACCCGGACAAGTGGCGCGACTGGTCCGGCCTGTCCACCGACCGCGACAGCTACATCGGCAATGTGCTGGCCGCGATGGAATTCAACTACAAGTGGAACCTGGGCAAGATCGGCAAGCCCGTGGACAGGACCGAATGGGGCATGCCGCCGCAGATGGTCAATGCGTACTACAACCCGCTGCAGAACGAGATCGTGTTCCCGGCCGCCATCCTGCAACCGCCGTTCTTCGACCCCAACGCCACGGATGAGATGAACTACGGTGGCATCGGCGCGGTGATCGGCCACGAGATGACCCACGGCTACGACGACCAGGGCAGCCGCTTCGGGCCGACCGGCAAGTTCGAGAACTGGTGGAGCGATGCCGATTCCAAGGGCTTCAAGGCGCTGACCGGCAAGCTGGTGGCGCAGTTCGACGGCTACCGCACGGCCGACGGCCAGAAGATCAACGGCAACCACACCCTGGGCGAGAACATCGCCGACCTGGGCGGCCTGGCCACGGCCTACGACGCGATGAAGAAGGCCACCGAGGGCACGCCGGACCCGATGACCGACGGGCTGACCCGCGACCAGCGCTTCTTCCTCAACTGGGCCACGGTGTGGCGCCGCAACTTCACCCCGGAAGAGCTGAAGAACCGCATCGCCACCGACGAACACGCCCCGGCGCAGTTCCGCGCCATCGGTGCGCCGTCCAACCTGCCGACGTTCGCCGCGGCGTTCTCCTGCAAGCCGGGCGACGCGATGGTGCGCACGGGCGACCAGCAGGTCGTGATCTGGTAA
- a CDS encoding MBL fold metallo-hydrolase, whose protein sequence is MQVHFHGAAGEVTGSMHLVEAAGRRILLDCGLIQGSRESEARNEHPFPFDPATLDAVVLSHAHIDHVGRVPLLVKRGYRGPIYTQGASAELLPIMLLDTASLSESEAERANRYRRRGEPKAQPLFSAEDVHATLRQVQPLAYDQRTTILPGVDIALRDAGHILGSAIVELWADGRKLVFSGDLGPKGTPILRDPAVVKQADLLLMESTYGDRNHRDRPDTIRELGEIFEHAWRDRGNVLIPAFAVGRTQELLYWFARHWETWKLARWRVFLDSPMAAKVVAVYGRHHGLFDEDARRVWAQSPNPFRLPNLHVAETTQQSMAINQIENGAIIIAGSGMANGGRIQHHLRYNLGRRNAHVVFVGYQAEGTLGRRLVDGAQWVRIHGRDYRVNAQRHTVGGLSAHTDQQGLLAWYGQFQPAPPLVLVHGEDKAREALAGEIGERYGVPVELARPGMALDV, encoded by the coding sequence ATGCAGGTCCATTTCCACGGCGCGGCGGGCGAGGTCACCGGGTCCATGCACCTGGTCGAGGCCGCCGGCAGGCGCATCCTGCTGGACTGCGGCCTGATCCAGGGCAGCCGCGAATCCGAGGCGCGCAACGAACACCCCTTTCCCTTCGACCCCGCCACGCTGGACGCCGTGGTGTTGAGCCATGCCCACATCGACCACGTGGGCCGGGTGCCCCTGCTGGTCAAGCGCGGGTATCGCGGCCCCATCTACACCCAGGGCGCCAGCGCCGAGCTGCTGCCCATCATGCTGCTGGATACGGCCTCGCTGTCCGAATCCGAGGCCGAGCGCGCCAACCGTTACCGCCGGCGGGGCGAACCGAAGGCGCAGCCGCTGTTTTCCGCCGAGGATGTGCATGCGACGCTGCGGCAGGTGCAGCCGCTGGCGTACGACCAGCGCACGACGATCCTGCCCGGCGTGGACATCGCACTGCGCGATGCCGGCCATATCCTCGGTTCGGCCATCGTGGAACTGTGGGCGGACGGGCGCAAGCTGGTGTTTTCCGGCGACCTGGGGCCGAAGGGCACGCCCATCCTGCGCGATCCGGCCGTGGTGAAGCAGGCCGACCTGTTGCTGATGGAATCCACCTACGGCGACCGCAACCATCGCGACCGCCCGGACACCATCCGCGAGCTGGGCGAGATCTTCGAGCATGCCTGGCGCGACCGGGGCAACGTGCTGATTCCCGCGTTCGCGGTGGGGCGCACCCAGGAACTGCTGTACTGGTTCGCCCGGCACTGGGAAACGTGGAAGCTGGCGCGCTGGCGGGTGTTCCTGGACAGCCCGATGGCGGCCAAGGTGGTGGCCGTCTATGGACGGCACCATGGCCTGTTCGACGAGGACGCGCGCCGGGTCTGGGCGCAGTCGCCCAATCCGTTCCGCCTGCCCAACCTGCACGTGGCCGAGACGACCCAGCAGTCGATGGCGATCAACCAGATCGAGAACGGCGCCATCATCATCGCCGGCTCGGGCATGGCCAACGGCGGGCGCATCCAGCATCACCTGCGTTACAACCTGGGACGCCGCAATGCGCACGTCGTGTTCGTCGGCTACCAGGCCGAGGGCACGCTGGGGAGGCGGCTGGTGGATGGCGCGCAGTGGGTCCGCATCCACGGCCGCGACTACCGCGTCAATGCGCAGCGGCACACGGTGGGTGGGCTTTCGGCCCATACCGACCAGCAGGGATTGCTGGCGTGGTACGGCCAGTTCCAGCCCGCTCCCCCGCTGGTCCTGGTGCATGGCGAGGACAAGGCACGCGAAGCGCTCGCGGGCGAGATCGGCGAACGTTACGGCGTGCCGGTGGAACTGGCGCGGCCGGGGATGGCGCTGGACGTCTGA